The following are from one region of the Paenibacillus sp. KS-LC4 genome:
- a CDS encoding IucA/IucC family protein → MSQAQLSQQSVVSPSTQRSEKESISRLLNAYLRESGQFEPSQVSLPHPDITCVVWLPHTKLGIYGTILHLSAGGHHVFGDHFYTQVEQQWNQSTFAEIIQLVLNEISFVEAESTSKSQKRTELEALIQNSQQRMKHYLDYSAEQEQAQGEHPLDFRYLEQALLCGHPFHPTPKSLQGFNDDDSKAYSPEFGAAFPLHCFAAAPEYIAEDWLEGQTNEEPFAWIPPAMKAAAAAKLGAASSDYVLLPCHPWQAQYVRSLAPVQKLLEQGRLVDLGETGPLVYPTSSVRTVWSPEQSCFYKLSLHIRITNFIRENTPEQLLRTLDASRAIEAIREDYTTASFKLLLEEGYRTLHLPEAEQSLNEEIMSAFSMIVREAPQECTSLEEPPFVIASLLEVPPGHSEPLLFRAVRQALHPMQPNWTSWLHQYLHLSMKPLLHLYAETGISLEAHVQNAMLRLHQGMPGIFYVRDLEGISLNVEIAEQRGWINTLLREDSPVLYTEEQARHRLKYYFFVNHLSHLIARISYYSGQKEQIYWSIVSDVLLEIKQASSLALMHNLIQDLLTSATLPAKANLLSRFHQRGETPLYVEIPNPMRIDA, encoded by the coding sequence ATGTCGCAAGCTCAATTAAGCCAACAATCTGTAGTAAGCCCCTCTACTCAGCGCTCAGAGAAGGAAAGCATCAGCCGCTTATTGAATGCCTATCTTCGCGAGTCGGGGCAATTCGAGCCAAGTCAGGTTTCCCTCCCTCATCCTGACATCACGTGTGTCGTTTGGCTGCCGCACACCAAGCTTGGCATTTATGGAACTATTCTGCATTTGTCCGCTGGCGGGCATCACGTATTTGGAGACCATTTTTACACACAGGTGGAGCAGCAGTGGAACCAAAGCACATTTGCCGAAATTATTCAGCTCGTGCTAAATGAAATCAGCTTCGTCGAAGCTGAATCCACGTCCAAATCGCAAAAAAGAACCGAGCTTGAAGCTCTTATTCAAAATAGCCAGCAGCGTATGAAGCATTATTTGGATTATTCAGCGGAGCAGGAGCAAGCTCAGGGGGAGCACCCTCTCGATTTTCGTTATTTGGAGCAGGCGCTGCTATGTGGACATCCGTTTCATCCGACGCCAAAAAGCCTGCAAGGCTTCAACGATGATGATTCTAAGGCCTATTCGCCGGAATTTGGAGCCGCCTTTCCGCTTCACTGCTTCGCTGCGGCACCTGAATATATCGCGGAGGATTGGCTTGAGGGGCAGACGAATGAGGAGCCGTTCGCGTGGATTCCACCAGCGATGAAAGCGGCAGCCGCCGCGAAGCTTGGCGCGGCGAGCAGTGATTATGTCCTTCTGCCCTGCCATCCTTGGCAGGCGCAATACGTCCGCAGCCTTGCGCCTGTGCAAAAATTGCTGGAGCAGGGACGGCTTGTCGATTTAGGAGAGACTGGCCCCCTCGTATACCCGACTTCATCTGTCCGAACGGTATGGAGCCCGGAGCAGTCCTGCTTTTACAAGCTGTCGCTGCATATCCGAATTACGAATTTTATTCGCGAGAACACCCCTGAGCAGCTGCTGCGCACGCTTGATGCCTCCAGAGCGATAGAGGCTATTCGAGAGGATTATACGACGGCATCATTTAAGCTATTGTTAGAGGAAGGCTATCGCACGCTGCATTTACCTGAGGCTGAGCAAAGCCTGAACGAGGAAATCATGTCTGCTTTCTCCATGATTGTGCGTGAAGCACCGCAAGAATGCACGTCGCTGGAGGAGCCGCCATTTGTCATCGCATCCCTGCTGGAGGTACCGCCTGGACATAGCGAGCCCCTCTTGTTCCGAGCGGTTCGTCAAGCGCTTCATCCTATGCAGCCTAATTGGACGAGCTGGCTGCACCAATATTTGCACCTGTCGATGAAGCCGCTGCTGCATTTATACGCCGAAACGGGCATTAGCCTTGAAGCGCATGTACAAAATGCCATGCTGCGCTTGCATCAAGGCATGCCGGGCATCTTTTATGTTCGAGACCTTGAGGGCATTAGCCTTAACGTCGAAATCGCCGAGCAGCGGGGCTGGATCAACACCCTATTGCGGGAGGACAGTCCTGTTCTTTATACAGAGGAGCAAGCTCGCCATCGCCTAAAATATTATTTTTTCGTTAATCATCTCTCTCATCTCATTGCGCGAATTTCATATTACAGCGGGCAGAAGGAGCAGATATACTGGAGCATCGTGAGCGACGTGCTGCTAGAAATCAAGCAAGCCTCCTCCCTTGCGCTGATGCACAACCTCATTCAGGATTTATTGACCAGCGCTACACTCCCAGCAAAGGCAAATTTGCTTAGCCGTTTTCATCAGCGCGGAGAAACGCCATTATACGTGGAAATACCAAACCCGATGCGGATAGATGCCTAA
- a CDS encoding IS3 family transposase (programmed frameshift), whose translation MGTRVSYPVEVKMKAIELRLAGVPVKEVMEQLNIMNYTQLKVWMKWYKQGEAHRLEQPVGKQYSYGKGPKYDSEAARLETENRFLRQQIELFKKVQHHEKEWVVPEIIIAFIETSKSQMSIQGLCELLGVSRASYYRWRKQPVNKSDERLTERIRTLCVEHKFRYGYRKITASLSEETPVNHKAVQRIMQREGLQCKVKVKKRKQTGAPTYVADHLLKRQFKADKPLQKLVTDITYLPYGPKMLYLSSILDLFNGEVIAATIGDTQDTAFVLDTLSQLPTLPEDCMLHSDQGSVYTSAAYQQTVKGKGITMSMSRKGTPADNACIESFHATLKCETFYLDRLTCTTTAIVVQTVTDYIDYYNNIRIQTKLNNQSPSKYRQLAV comes from the exons GTGGGGACAAGGGTCAGCTATCCAGTAGAGGTGAAAATGAAGGCAATCGAATTGCGATTAGCCGGGGTTCCTGTAAAAGAGGTTATGGAGCAGTTGAACATCATGAATTACACGCAGCTAAAGGTGTGGATGAAATGGTATAAGCAGGGCGAAGCCCATCGACTGGAGCAGCCTGTGGGCAAGCAGTATAGCTATGGGAAAGGGCCTAAATATGATTCAGAGGCAGCAAGGCTGGAAACGGAGAATCGCTTTCTAAGGCAACAAATTGAACTTT TTAAAAAAGTACAACACCATGAAAAGGAGTGGGTTGTCCCAGAAATCATAATCGCCTTCATCGAGACTTCCAAGTCACAAATGAGTATTCAAGGCTTATGTGAACTCTTGGGCGTCTCAAGAGCAAGCTATTATCGTTGGAGAAAGCAGCCTGTGAACAAGAGCGATGAGCGTCTTACAGAACGTATTCGGACACTCTGCGTGGAACACAAGTTTCGCTATGGCTATCGTAAAATTACGGCTAGTTTGAGTGAGGAGACCCCTGTCAATCATAAAGCGGTTCAGCGTATCATGCAGCGAGAAGGCTTGCAATGCAAGGTGAAAGTCAAGAAGCGTAAACAAACAGGGGCACCTACCTATGTCGCGGATCATCTGCTCAAACGTCAGTTCAAAGCAGACAAGCCCTTACAAAAGTTAGTTACAGATATTACCTACTTGCCATATGGACCTAAAATGCTGTATCTTTCTAGCATTCTCGATTTATTTAATGGTGAGGTTATTGCTGCAACGATTGGAGATACCCAAGACACAGCGTTTGTCCTGGATACCTTAAGCCAGCTTCCAACTTTGCCAGAAGATTGTATGCTACACAGTGATCAGGGCTCTGTGTATACCTCCGCCGCCTATCAACAAACGGTAAAAGGAAAAGGCATTACCATGAGCATGTCCCGTAAAGGAACGCCCGCTGATAATGCCTGCATCGAATCGTTTCATGCCACCCTCAAGTGCGAAACGTTCTATCTCGACCGATTGACCTGTACAACGACGGCAATCGTTGTACAGACGGTCACAGACTACATTGATTATTATAACAACATTCGTATTCAAACGAAACTAAATAACCAGTCGCCTAGTAAGTACCGGCAACTGGCTGTTTAG
- a CDS encoding ATP-binding cassette domain-containing protein — translation MGREAILRVADLRQHFKVSRQYTVKAVNGVSFDIHAGETYGLVGESGSGKSTIGRTIIRLYEPAAGTISFQGTDISGTLKEKEQRLLRTKMQMIFQDPMASLNPRKKVIDIIAQGLDIHRLYRTKQERRQKVERILEKVGLSREHANRYPHQFSGGQRQRIGIARALIMEPGLIIADEAISALDVSIQAQVVNLLKSIQEETNTAFLFISHDLSMVKYISDRIGVLHLGYLVETGTTEDIFERPVHPYTKSLLSAIPHANPLKEKTRVVLSYDYASSGLDYARGTEQVVSATHSVLATEEDFLRWTGK, via the coding sequence ATGGGAAGAGAAGCTATTTTACGAGTTGCAGATTTGAGGCAGCATTTTAAAGTGAGCAGGCAGTATACGGTTAAGGCGGTTAATGGGGTTTCCTTTGATATTCATGCAGGGGAAACCTATGGACTTGTAGGAGAGTCGGGCAGCGGCAAATCAACGATTGGGCGAACGATTATTCGGCTGTATGAGCCGGCGGCAGGCACGATTTCTTTTCAGGGCACAGATATTTCTGGCACGCTGAAGGAGAAGGAGCAGAGGCTGCTGCGCACCAAAATGCAAATGATTTTCCAAGATCCGATGGCCTCGCTTAACCCTCGAAAAAAAGTCATCGACATTATTGCACAGGGGCTGGATATTCATAGACTGTACCGCACAAAGCAGGAGCGCCGTCAAAAGGTGGAGCGTATTCTCGAGAAGGTGGGGCTGTCGCGTGAGCATGCGAATCGTTATCCACACCAGTTTTCGGGTGGGCAGAGGCAGCGCATAGGCATAGCCCGGGCACTCATTATGGAGCCGGGGCTTATTATTGCAGACGAGGCGATCAGTGCGCTTGATGTGTCGATTCAGGCACAGGTTGTAAATTTGCTCAAGAGCATTCAGGAAGAAACGAACACGGCCTTTTTGTTCATTTCCCACGATTTGTCGATGGTTAAATACATTTCCGATCGAATCGGGGTCCTGCATTTAGGCTATTTAGTCGAGACGGGCACGACGGAGGATATTTTTGAGCGTCCCGTACATCCGTATACGAAGTCGCTCCTGTCCGCGATTCCCCACGCCAATCCGTTGAAGGAAAAAACGAGAGTTGTTTTGTCCTACGACTATGCCAGCAGCGGGCTTGATTATGCGAGAGGGACGGAGCAGGTCGTTTCGGCGACTCACAGCGTGCTTGCTACGGAGGAGGATTTTTTACGGTGGACCGGCAAATAA
- a CDS encoding ABC transporter ATP-binding protein — MSEMVLSIRHLAISFQTASGLVHAIRGVDLELRKGETLAIVGESGSGKSVTAKAILRILSSNGLINAGSILFHYEEQGKRMTKDLLKLSQKEMRSQMNGRRIAMVFQDPMTSLNPTMTIGNQIMESMIIHLKKNRAQARKRALELLQLVGISDAEKRMRCYPHQLSGGMRQRVVIAMMLACDPEVLICDEPTTALDVTIQAKILELIKTIQAKTGISVIYITHDLGVVAKVADYVAVMYAGKIIERGTVEEIFYDPRHPYTWGLLSSMPDMGSPNEKLYTIPGSPPNLLHPITGDAFAPRNVHALNIDFKLEPPMFKVSDTHYAATWLMHENAPKIEMSESLKARINRVAKEAESEWEEKLFYELQI, encoded by the coding sequence ATGAGCGAGATGGTGCTTTCAATCCGTCATTTAGCGATATCGTTTCAAACAGCGAGCGGGCTAGTTCATGCGATACGCGGAGTGGATCTCGAATTGCGCAAAGGGGAAACGTTAGCGATTGTCGGAGAGTCTGGCAGCGGCAAGTCCGTTACGGCAAAAGCGATTTTGCGAATTTTGAGCAGCAATGGGCTAATAAATGCCGGCTCTATTCTTTTTCACTACGAGGAACAAGGCAAACGAATGACCAAGGATTTGCTCAAGCTATCGCAAAAGGAAATGCGCTCGCAAATGAATGGCAGGCGTATTGCCATGGTGTTTCAAGATCCGATGACGTCGCTGAACCCGACGATGACGATTGGCAATCAAATTATGGAGAGCATGATCATTCATTTGAAAAAAAATCGCGCCCAGGCGCGGAAGCGAGCGCTAGAGCTGTTGCAGCTTGTGGGCATAAGCGATGCTGAGAAGCGGATGAGATGCTACCCGCATCAGCTGTCTGGCGGTATGCGGCAGCGTGTCGTTATTGCCATGATGCTTGCCTGCGACCCCGAGGTGCTCATCTGTGATGAGCCAACGACGGCGCTTGATGTGACGATTCAGGCGAAAATTTTAGAGCTGATTAAAACGATCCAAGCTAAAACGGGCATCTCTGTCATCTACATTACGCATGATTTAGGCGTTGTTGCGAAGGTGGCCGACTATGTGGCGGTCATGTATGCGGGAAAAATCATTGAGCGGGGGACGGTAGAGGAAATTTTTTATGATCCTCGTCACCCTTATACGTGGGGGCTGCTTTCCTCTATGCCTGACATGGGCTCACCTAATGAAAAGCTGTATACGATTCCTGGCAGCCCGCCGAATTTGCTGCATCCCATTACTGGAGATGCCTTCGCACCGCGCAATGTCCATGCGCTCAACATTGATTTTAAGCTGGAGCCGCCTATGTTTAAAGTGTCGGATACACATTACGCCGCAACATGGCTAATGCATGAGAACGCTCCGAAAATCGAAATGTCGGAGTCGTTAAAGGCGAGAATAAATAGGGTGGCGAAGGAGGCGGAAAGCGAATGGGAAGAGAAGCTATTTTACGAGTTGCAGATTTGA
- the opp3C gene encoding oligopeptide ABC transporter permease yields the protein MANQIQSITGGDFELAGNSERRVQIDHTYTSQSYGRDAFLRFKANKGAVVGLVIIIFISLFAAFGPMMNEHTYKSINIKHKSLPPRIAGMESKVYEQKGLTDVYYIFGTDTLGRDLWTRTWEGTRISLYIAVIAVAVDMIIGMCYGLVSGYFGRSVDNVMQRIIEVLSGIPNLVIVTLLIVVLKPGFVTITLALMITGWIGMSRIARAQILKLKEQEFVLASRTLGASHGRIIFRDILPNIFGQLIIMSMFSVPSAIFTEAFLAFIGLGIPQPMASLGSLISESFKSMTIYPYMIVAPVVVLALLMLSFNLLADGLRDALDPKMKEG from the coding sequence ATGGCTAATCAGATACAATCCATTACAGGTGGCGATTTCGAGCTTGCTGGCAATAGCGAGCGGCGGGTACAAATCGATCATACCTATACGAGTCAATCGTATGGAAGGGACGCTTTCCTTCGTTTTAAGGCGAATAAAGGTGCGGTTGTTGGCTTAGTCATTATTATCTTTATTTCATTGTTCGCAGCCTTTGGTCCGATGATGAATGAGCATACCTATAAATCAATCAACATTAAGCATAAAAGCTTGCCCCCGCGTATAGCGGGTATGGAAAGCAAGGTGTATGAGCAGAAGGGGCTTACTGACGTTTATTACATTTTTGGCACGGATACGCTGGGGAGAGATTTATGGACCCGTACCTGGGAGGGGACGCGAATTTCCTTATATATTGCGGTTATTGCCGTTGCTGTAGATATGATAATAGGCATGTGCTATGGCCTTGTTTCCGGTTATTTCGGACGCTCGGTAGACAATGTGATGCAGCGAATCATTGAAGTTTTAAGCGGTATTCCGAATTTGGTCATTGTCACGCTGCTTATCGTCGTGCTGAAGCCGGGCTTTGTGACGATAACGCTCGCCCTAATGATTACGGGCTGGATAGGAATGAGCCGAATAGCGCGGGCGCAAATTTTAAAGCTGAAGGAGCAGGAGTTCGTCCTTGCTTCCCGTACGCTTGGGGCGAGTCATGGCCGCATTATTTTTAGAGATATTTTGCCGAATATATTTGGTCAGCTCATCATTATGTCGATGTTCTCCGTGCCTAGCGCCATTTTTACGGAAGCTTTTCTGGCGTTTATCGGTCTCGGTATTCCTCAGCCCATGGCATCATTAGGCTCGCTGATTAGCGAGAGCTTCAAGTCGATGACGATTTATCCATATATGATTGTCGCACCAGTCGTAGTGCTGGCGCTGCTGATGCTGAGCTTTAATTTGCTTGCGGACGGGCTGCGCGATGCACTTGATCCGAAAATGAAAGAAGGCTAG
- a CDS encoding ABC transporter permease — protein MKIYVLKRLGLAVVTLLVILLALFLMLELMPGSPFNDEKITQAQRAVLDAKYGLDQPVFNRFVHYMKAMLSGDFGVSYVIQKNMPISEMLEARLPISLQIGLQAVLLGTAIGLLLGIVAALKHNSFADSLTTLFSVIGVSFPSYVFALALSYYLGWKLKWFPLLYSAASPFVSTVLPTVALSMFTIATVARFTRSEMIEVLQSEYIQLSESKGVGSARLIIVHALRNALIPIITVLAPLVVALMTGSLVIEQIFAIPGIGSLLVTAIQINDYNVIIAVSFLYSIMFIASMLAVDILYGVIDPRIRLAKGEKHG, from the coding sequence TTGAAAATTTATGTGTTAAAGAGATTAGGCTTAGCCGTCGTTACGCTGCTCGTTATTTTACTGGCACTATTCCTCATGCTGGAGCTCATGCCAGGCTCTCCGTTTAACGACGAGAAAATTACGCAAGCGCAGCGAGCGGTGCTGGATGCTAAATATGGCCTCGACCAGCCCGTGTTTAATCGCTTTGTCCATTATATGAAAGCGATGCTGAGCGGCGATTTCGGAGTTTCCTATGTCATTCAGAAAAATATGCCCATTTCCGAGATGCTGGAGGCGCGTCTGCCCATATCGCTGCAAATCGGGCTGCAAGCGGTGCTGCTCGGCACAGCAATTGGCTTATTATTGGGCATCGTAGCTGCGCTTAAGCATAATAGCTTTGCCGATAGCTTGACGACCTTGTTTTCAGTCATTGGCGTCAGCTTTCCCTCCTATGTATTTGCCCTCGCCCTGTCGTATTACTTAGGTTGGAAGCTAAAGTGGTTTCCGCTCTTGTATAGCGCTGCATCACCATTTGTGTCTACCGTACTGCCAACAGTCGCCCTTTCCATGTTTACGATTGCAACCGTTGCGCGATTTACCCGCTCTGAAATGATTGAAGTGCTTCAATCGGAATACATACAGCTTTCGGAGAGCAAGGGCGTCGGGAGTGCCCGGCTAATTATCGTTCATGCACTGCGAAACGCGCTCATTCCTATTATTACGGTGTTGGCGCCGCTCGTCGTCGCTTTAATGACCGGAAGTCTCGTTATTGAGCAAATTTTCGCTATTCCGGGCATCGGCAGCTTGCTCGTGACGGCAATCCAAATTAATGATTATAACGTCATCATAGCGGTATCTTTCCTTTATAGCATCATGTTTATTGCCAGTATGCTGGCCGTGGATATTTTATACGGTGTCATTGATCCGCGCATTCGCTTGGCGAAGGGGGAGAAGCATGGCTAA